In the genome of Brachypodium distachyon strain Bd21 chromosome 3, Brachypodium_distachyon_v3.0, whole genome shotgun sequence, the window ATGAGCTTGGTGATGGACGGTAAGAAGCCGAAGATGGGCATCTTCCTGGACATGTAGATGagctggtcgcgctgcgcgGCGGCGATCGCGCGCACGGCCGCCTCGTCGAGCCGCTCGCCGAAGCACATGAGGACGAGCAGGCAGAACATGGCGTACTGGAAGGTCTCCACgacgggcgccgccgcctcgcgcaGCTTGTCGGCGAGCACGCGGCGGACCCAGGCGCGGGCGGGGGAGAAGAGGCGGACGCGGGAAGGGTGGAGCGTCTCGGAGACGAGgttgcggcggaggaggcgccaGACGGGCCCGTAGCTGGCGCGGACGATGGTATTGTCGTTCTCGCCGAGGAGCCGGACGGAGGCGAGGGCGGGGCGGTCGGCGAGCACGGCGCCGCTCTCCACGAGCGCCGCGTgggcgaggcggcggtcggagaCGAAGATGGCGAGGCGGGAGCCAACGCGGAGGGACACGACGGGTCCGTACCGCGcgaagaggcggcggaggaggggctCCACTTCCGCCGGCGAGTTGGTCAGCCACACCAGGCTGCCCAGCACCGGCACCGACGGCGGGCCCGGCGggacccgccgccggccgctcttgccgccgcggaggagggggaggaggataAGCGGGAGGGCGAAGAAGAGGATCCCGCCGAGGAAGACGCGCCACGTGTCCATGGCGATTCTGCCCGATCTCGCCTGGTTGAATGTGGAGAGGTTTTATCCTGTGCTACCACGATTGGTTTGGTTTTTGTTCCTGTTTGAATCAGCGGACGCGACGTGGAGTCGTTTTATACAGCCAAGGACTGGCTATGATCGCGCATAGGCCCACGACGCGGCTCTGCTTGGAGAGGAAGGAAAAGGGAGCGAACTGGACGGGCAGCTTTCCCTTGCGACGGGAGGACCGGCCGTGTGCTGACGCCAGTGCTGATGAAAAGCCTTGAAGCATGGGAGGGTCGGTCAATTTCTTTTGTCAACTTGGGTTGCAAGGTTGCCACTCTTGAATTGCTCTTCAACAATGGATGCTtccgtgtaaaaaaaaaaacaatagatGCTCCTGTTTTCTGTTACCGAGGATCACTCCGATTTTCTGTTACCAACAAGGGCAGGGTCTCTTTCGCCAACTTGATTGTTACACAAGAAAAAACGGTGCTATCTCTACGtgctataaaaaaaaaactcacaatCCTTACAGATTACCCTACATATTTCCATTAATCAACAGGACCGTTATAATAGGCATTTCCATTGTTGACAGGACCTACAAATTTCCATCGGGACTTCTCCAAACCAAAAATGGTTATTTGtgatattttaaaaaaaatagttatttgtAAGATTATAATCTTAAATGTCGATAATCTACTTATGGAAATTAAGTAGTgcaaattttagaaaatatGTGTGATTTGGTCGACTTAtagcacagaaaaaaaaattgtcgaCTTTTAGAGCAAATCGATACGTAACAATTGCGGGCATATTTTCTTGGAGTAGATTAGCAGAAGTGTTCGGCCGCAGATGTTGTTTGTCGTGCCGCAGCCCGCATGGCCGCATTTGATTCCTCCCGGATATATGCGTCGGCTCGCACACTGATCACATGACGAAAATTTCAGAGCATCTCATGACGGAagtttgaaaaatgaaaattatACTCCGTGGTATCTCGCCTCTGTCCGGATTCGCAGACAGCACGATCAATcgtccaacaaaaagaaagaaaagaaaacgtcCACCAGCACACAGTTCCCGGAGCTAAAGACCTATGCTGATTAGACGGTGCGCAAAAGCTAAGCAAAAACTGTCAAACTGAGATGGAGACGGAGATGGAGACATGGCTCCTGCTCCTCGTCGCCCTTCTGCTCCCTGTCGTCCTCCTGCTCGCGCGTCGCGGCGCCAGCGAGGCCCACGGCAGAGGCGCCCGCATTCCGCCGGGCCCGATGGCCGTGCCGGTGCTAGGCAGCCTGCTGTGGCTGCGGTATTCCCTGGCCGACGTGGAGCCCCTCCTACGGCGCCTCATGGCGCGGCACGGCCCCGTCGTGTCGCTGCGCATGGGGCCCGTCCTGTCTGTCTTCGTGGCCGACCGGCGCGTGGCCCACGCCGCCCTGGTGGCCCGCGGCGCGGCCCTGGCCGACCGCCAGGACGAGGCGACGcgcggcctcggcctcctcctcggcgagcGAGCCCGGACCATCTCGGGCGCCGGCTACGGGCCCGCCTGGCGCCTCCTGCGCCGCAACCTCGTCTCCGAGACGCTGCACCCGTCCCGGGTCCGCCTGTTCGCGCCGGCCCGCGCCTGGGTGCGCCGCGTGCTCGCCGACAAGCTGCGCCGGGAGGAGCAGTccagcgaggcggcggcggcgcccgtcATGGAGGCGTTCAGGTACGCCATGTTCTGCCTCCTCGTGCTCATGTGCTTCGGAGAGAGGCTGGACGAGGCCGCCGTGCGCGCGATCGGCGCCGCGCAGCGCGACTGGCTGCTGTTCGCCGCGCGCAAGATGGGGGTCTTCGCGTTCTGCCCGGCGGTCACCAAGCGCCTCTTCCGCGGGCGCCTCGAGATGGGGCTCGCGCTGCGGCAACGGCAGAAGGAGCTGTTCATGCCGCTCATCGACGCGCGGCGAGATCGCAAGAAGAAGCAGACGGATCGAGGCTCGGTGGTGCCAAGCGAGGACACGAACACGAGCACGACGACGTTCGAGCACTCGTACGTGGACACCCTGCTGGACATCATGCTTCCCGATGACGAGGGCGACCGCGCGCTCGCCGACGACGAGATGGTCAGCCTCTGCTCCGAGTTCCTCAACGCCGGGACCGACACGACGTCCACCGCCCTGGAGTGGATCATGGCCGAGCTGGTCAAGAACCCGCGCATCCAAGAGAAGCTTTACAACGAGATCACAAAAACGACAAGCGGAGCAGCGGAGGAGGTgaccgaggaggagttgcAGAGCATGCCGTACATCAAGGCCGTCGTCCTGGAGGGGCTGCGGAAGCACCCGCCGGGGCACTTCGTGCTGCCGCACAGGGCGTCCGAGGACGTCGAGGCTGGCGGGTACCTGTTCCCCAAGGGCGCCATGGTGAACTTCATGGTGGCCGAGATGGGTAGGGACGAGCGGGAGTGGGAGAGGCCGATGGAGTTCGCGCCGGAGCGGTTCTTGCCCGGCGGGGACGGCGAAGGGGTGGACGTCACGGGCAGCAGGGAAATCAGGATGATGCCGTTCGGCGCCGGGAGGAGGATATGCGCTGGGCTCGGCGTTGCCATGCTCCACCTGGAGTACTTCGTCGCCAATTTGGTCAGGGAGTTCGAGTGGAAGGAGGTGCCCGGCGATGAGGTGGACTTCGCCGAGAGGCCCGAGTTCACGGTCGTCATGGCCAAGCCGCTCCGCGCGCGACTGGTATCCAGAATCAGAAACAGCAGCTAATCAACGGTGCTTTTAGGCAAGACCGCTGCTCTCGCATGAACCTCCGTGGTTGTCTCATTGTTGTTTGTTTCGAAATTCAATTGACAGAGCAAATACTGTTCCAATCTTTCGTTTGCTAGGGACAGAACAATGAGATTTCTGACGAGTTCAGGAATTTTTTTAGAGCGTTGCGACCCTGCACGCGCGTCTATTACAGATCCCTTATTAGCTCCGTTTCTGGGGCTGAAGCGCTTGGTCCCTGTAACTGGGTAGAATGATCACACGTACAATTTGGCGATAAGCTACACAGCAGTATGAACTCCACAGTAACCAAATGCAAAAACAATGCCTCATACGATGCACTTTCATCTCTATTACTAGTAGTACACTTGCAACATGTATATAATACAGTTACGAGTAGTACACTTACAGCGTGTATATAATACAGTTACCGTGCGCTCTTTCGGCGCTGTACATTCCATCGAAGTTGCGCACAGACTCAACATGCGTCTAGTTCTACTTACCAAAAGGTGAAACAACAGGAAAACAGGAACTAAAGAACCTACGATACACAGTGCAACCACAGCGCCTCATGCATGGACAGTAAGAAGATTTGCACGACACAACTGGCAGCACATGATTATGCACAACGCTGCTGAGATGTGGCCCCAGCTTAGTGCTGGTGCCGCCAAGCAGGAGCCACGGGTCCGAAGTGCCACACACAAGCATGCGCTGCCCAGCCGTGCATACCACCAACAGAGAACATACACAGCAGAAACATCTGGTATTAAGACCTGACCTCGGCGACCTTGCTTGCTGCATCCGACATCCTGAGATTGCAGAGCAAGGCGTCACGTCCTGTAAGCACAATCTGGAAGAAATCCCCGACTCGCTTCGACAGGGAGTCCAGCCCGAGCCGGAGCCCCTCGGCACTTTTTGACATGCTGGAGATGCAGTACAGAAGTTCTTCTTTATCTTCTGGCATGATGGTTCTCTCAGGAACGCCGGTGCTGTTCTCAATGTTGATGCCATTTGCCTGATCTATGTTCCTATCTTGGCTGATACTTTCAAGCTTTGTCACTTCATCTCCATAGCTGATAGCCTTGGTATCCTGCATCACTACGTCTTGTACTCCTTCTTCTGTAATACTCTTTGGCATCATCATTTCAGCTTCTTGGGTTCCTTCTGCAATACTCTCTGACATGATCACTTCACATTCCTGACTAGTGTCATCAGCCAGCTTAAGATTACCCTCATGGTCTCCATTTGGTGCAGTGCTGTCTGACGTCCTCGCTTCCTCTGAGTGGCTAACAGCACAAACCAGGTTGTCATTCTCTTCTTCAAGCTGACCAGTCCTAGTCAATACATGCAGTTTTTTGGCACATGCTTCAACTTCTTCCAGCTCCTTTACAGCTGTAAAACTTCTTCCGGATAATTGCCTTCTAAGTTCCCCACAGATAGTACCATGGAGATCATTGAAGGCTTGTGACCAACCAAATTTTTGAGGAATACGCAAGTCAACCAATGGATTGGGGCTACTTGACAGTGCAGACACAAACACACTGCAAATAAAGACCGTCACAGCCTCGATTCCATACAAGGCTCTCATGAGCACCTTTCCCTTAGCAGAATTCTTGACCTTCATCAGACAAAGGCTCCCAGCAAGTTCCTGCAAGGTCGTCGAGCAGCTATTGATTGTCGGGCATGCTGAGCCTACTTTGTCCATCCACTCCTTAAGCGATACCTCAGCTCGCTTGAGCTGTTCCCGTGATGGCACACCACCTCCACTGTCCAACACATGTAGGACATACCGCACAAGCAATTGCCCTTGATCCAACCGAGCGAGCTCCGAGCTCAGTGCAATGCAAATATCCAGCAGCTTCACGCTGCTGTTCAAGTAAATGTCCACCCACTTCTCATCCCAATCGGAGACAGGCAGCTTGAGCTCGGTTATCAGGGTACCTATGTTGGTGTGCAGCTCTGACAGGCAATCCACTGCAAGCCTCATCCACGACAAGGTAAGGACCTCCAAGGCATCCTTCGGCTTGAGCTTCCTCAAGCTCAAGGCTAGGGTGCCCTCGTAGTTAGTGAGCAGGGCTTGGAGCTTCCAAGGTAGGTGGGGTCCTCCCGGGAGGATGACTCTGAAGGGGTTCCCCACAGGAAAGAACGATCTGTGCCCTTCATCCGGGCGACTCATCTGCGATGAACCACAACCAAACTCAATTTAGCACATGAATGTGAATAAGAAAGTGATACACAAGGTACTTCACAGTGTGAAAACACCCCAGGCTTCACAGAATCGTCTTAGAATATCCTTACTCGACGTACTTGGCAGATAAGCTCGAATAACAGCTACAAACACTAGCGGAGCTTCATTCAGCGCACTAGCAGCAGTAACGCAGCAATCACAACACATAGGAAACTTTTCACTACATCGTCTATCTCCTAAAGCAGGCTATGCTATCATAATCATGTAAAATCGTAAGAATAACTCACGGATGGTGGCTTAACACGACTAATAATCGCCAGATCCATAAAGCTAGAGGAAGAAATAGCACAGATAATAACCTGCAGATGGCCTACGGACATCAGATTCACCGAAACTTTCCCCCAAAAATTGGGGCAAACAAAGCGATTCCCCCGCCAAACCAAACAAGCATCATATTTAGTGGTCCGAAGAGAGCTGAGGAATATCCCTTACCTCGATTCAGATGTTCGCGCGGATTGGATTGGAGCTTGATTTCGGGGTGGGgcggaagggggggggggagtttACGGCGTCCGGCGGCTGAGAGCTGCGTGGTATACTTTCTTGCCGTTTGGTGCGACTGCGAGACCGAAGAGAGGGGCCTCGATGGAAAGAAAACGGGGAGACGGGGAAAGTTCGAGACGCGCAATTAGGTGTTGAGTTGGGTTGGACCGTTGGATGGGCCGTTCGGGCACGAACGACAGTTGGGCACTTGGGCTTGGAGCCTTGGATGCTCCGTTTCTCTTATGGACGGCTCTGGTTAACGCCCGCGTGATTATTTTCTCTGAGCAGACCGGGCGACTTTTGGTCGATGATATTTCACGTTGTTCGTACGGAGGCCCATGTTATCATAAAGGCCCAAAAACTCTAACCTCGGCTCAGACCGGCGTAGTTTG includes:
- the LOC100824717 gene encoding cytochrome P450 89A2, which translates into the protein METEMETWLLLLVALLLPVVLLLARRGASEAHGRGARIPPGPMAVPVLGSLLWLRYSLADVEPLLRRLMARHGPVVSLRMGPVLSVFVADRRVAHAALVARGAALADRQDEATRGLGLLLGERARTISGAGYGPAWRLLRRNLVSETLHPSRVRLFAPARAWVRRVLADKLRREEQSSEAAAAPVMEAFRYAMFCLLVLMCFGERLDEAAVRAIGAAQRDWLLFAARKMGVFAFCPAVTKRLFRGRLEMGLALRQRQKELFMPLIDARRDRKKKQTDRGSVVPSEDTNTSTTTFEHSYVDTLLDIMLPDDEGDRALADDEMVSLCSEFLNAGTDTTSTALEWIMAELVKNPRIQEKLYNEITKTTSGAAEEVTEEELQSMPYIKAVVLEGLRKHPPGHFVLPHRASEDVEAGGYLFPKGAMVNFMVAEMGRDEREWERPMEFAPERFLPGGDGEGVDVTGSREIRMMPFGAGRRICAGLGVAMLHLEYFVANLVREFEWKEVPGDEVDFAERPEFTVVMAKPLRARLVSRIRNSS
- the LOC100825326 gene encoding UPF0496 protein 4 encodes the protein MSRPDEGHRSFFPVGNPFRVILPGGPHLPWKLQALLTNYEGTLALSLRKLKPKDALEVLTLSWMRLAVDCLSELHTNIGTLITELKLPVSDWDEKWVDIYLNSSVKLLDICIALSSELARLDQGQLLVRYVLHVLDSGGGVPSREQLKRAEVSLKEWMDKVGSACPTINSCSTTLQELAGSLCLMKVKNSAKGKVLMRALYGIEAVTVFICSVFVSALSSSPNPLVDLRIPQKFGWSQAFNDLHGTICGELRRQLSGRSFTAVKELEEVEACAKKLHVLTRTGQLEEENDNLVCAVSHSEEARTSDSTAPNGDHEGNLKLADDTSQECEVIMSESIAEGTQEAEMMMPKSITEEGVQDVVMQDTKAISYGDEVTKLESISQDRNIDQANGINIENSTGVPERTIMPEDKEELLYCISSMSKSAEGLRLGLDSLSKRVGDFFQIVLTGRDALLCNLRMSDAASKVAEVRS